The Gemmata palustris genome includes a region encoding these proteins:
- a CDS encoding (2Fe-2S) ferredoxin domain-containing protein translates to MAVSNEKLTAIADKLLIGHFHRHVFLCLGEACCADVGAAGAEAAWDKLKGELKDRQLSLATGPAACYRTKVGCLRVCAGGPIMVVYPEGTWYSGMTADRIPRFVQEHLVEGRPIEEWIFTRNPLPNDADRE, encoded by the coding sequence ATGGCCGTATCGAACGAGAAACTCACCGCGATCGCCGACAAGCTGCTGATCGGCCACTTCCACCGGCACGTGTTCTTGTGCCTCGGCGAAGCGTGCTGTGCGGACGTCGGCGCGGCAGGAGCCGAAGCCGCGTGGGACAAACTGAAGGGCGAACTGAAGGACCGCCAGCTCTCGCTCGCGACCGGACCGGCCGCGTGCTACCGCACAAAGGTCGGGTGCTTGCGCGTCTGCGCCGGCGGACCGATCATGGTCGTCTACCCCGAAGGGACGTGGTACTCGGGCATGACCGCCGACCGCATCCCGCGCTTCGTGCAGGAGCACTTGGTGGAAGGTCGGCCCATCGAAGAATGGATCTTCACCCGCAACCCGCTGCCGAACGACGCGGACCGCGAATAG